The genomic stretch TGACAGATACAAACGTGAAATCAATCTTCTCTCTAAATCTACGAAGGCATTCTGATGCAAAACACGTAACCAATTTGAAATGTCGATATCATAAAGACACAGATCATGGATTTCGGGTATAGGGATATAATAAAACAGTGAATTTTCCAGAACCTGGACTATTTCCGATTCATAGCCCTGTTTTTTACCATAAAAACTATTGGTAGAGTAGACTAGATCTCCTTCTTTACTGAACCAGGATGTAATTTCTTTCCCATCCATTATCGTAAAGGATCTTGCTACTCCCCGCTCTATAAAATAAAGATTGTTATTAATTTTTTCCGGACTTACTAAAATCGTCTTTTTTTTGATTTCTATTGGAAGAAGTTTGTCGCTCAGTTTTTTTAGACTCTTATTATTTATACAATATGAATCTTTAATCGACTGTAATATTGCCTTCATAGATATCCATTAAATTAAATCATACTAAAGTAGTAAATTAATATCTCTTTAGAGTTTTATAAATACTCTATTATTAATCTTCGCCTTT from Chryseobacterium indologenes encodes the following:
- a CDS encoding Crp/Fnr family transcriptional regulator, whose product is MKAILQSIKDSYCINNKSLKKLSDKLLPIEIKKKTILVSPEKINNNLYFIERGVARSFTIMDGKEITSWFSKEGDLVYSTNSFYGKKQGYESEIVQVLENSLFYYIPIPEIHDLCLYDIDISNWLRVLHQNAFVDLERRLISRLYLSAEERYNDFFLNNKELFNRVNLGHIASYLGMSHVTLCALRK